A genomic region of Deinococcus betulae contains the following coding sequences:
- a CDS encoding alpha/beta hydrolase: MPRMVFRLRLPHGSPPAQTLFLTGDHRGWSSDPEGWTFTAAGELAADLPMGALTGVKVRARHSDGTVTEEGDAWGGRAPAHKVVVSGETVIQLEVAGWQDARAGQGRPARSAPPREAITLAAPWGDQAVRLWWPAGHDTGPLPLLILHDGQNVFDEGPTFAGESWDAAGAAQTLADAGLPCRVAALPVGDDRSRRYVPSPFELNGFVSGADEYADWLKDFLLPQLLVRFGSVPASQVALAGSSFGGLITAYCGLRDPSTYGTLGVFSPAVWPADFAFLRWQQGHRAPQARVWLDMGDHEGSSLASAAETVALAQTLAETLRPQVQEVQFVVGGGHWHDEAAWRARLPGFLHWWLGGLTPVSP; the protein is encoded by the coding sequence ATGCCCCGCATGGTGTTTCGTCTCCGCCTTCCCCATGGCTCGCCACCGGCCCAGACGCTGTTTCTGACTGGTGACCACCGGGGCTGGAGCAGTGACCCCGAAGGCTGGACATTTACTGCGGCGGGCGAGCTTGCCGCCGACCTGCCTATGGGGGCGCTGACCGGCGTAAAGGTGCGCGCCCGGCACTCTGACGGAACAGTGACAGAAGAGGGAGACGCCTGGGGAGGCCGCGCTCCGGCGCACAAGGTCGTGGTCAGCGGCGAGACCGTGATCCAGCTGGAGGTCGCGGGCTGGCAGGATGCGCGCGCTGGTCAGGGCCGCCCCGCCCGCAGTGCCCCACCGCGCGAGGCCATCACGCTGGCGGCCCCCTGGGGCGACCAGGCCGTGCGGCTGTGGTGGCCAGCCGGGCATGACACTGGCCCCTTACCGCTGCTGATTCTGCATGACGGTCAGAACGTCTTTGACGAGGGGCCGACTTTTGCAGGCGAGAGCTGGGACGCGGCGGGCGCGGCTCAGACCCTCGCCGACGCAGGTCTCCCCTGCCGCGTCGCTGCCTTACCTGTGGGGGATGACCGCAGCCGCCGCTACGTGCCTTCTCCTTTTGAACTGAACGGTTTCGTGTCGGGGGCCGACGAGTACGCCGACTGGCTCAAAGACTTCCTGCTGCCGCAGCTGCTGGTGCGCTTTGGCAGCGTGCCGGCCTCACAGGTGGCTCTGGCCGGCTCTTCTTTTGGGGGGCTGATCACCGCCTACTGCGGGCTGCGCGACCCCAGCACCTACGGCACGCTGGGGGTGTTCAGCCCGGCTGTGTGGCCCGCCGACTTTGCCTTTCTGCGCTGGCAGCAGGGCCACCGCGCCCCCCAGGCCCGCGTGTGGCTGGACATGGGCGACCATGAGGGCAGCAGTCTGGCCAGCGCCGCCGAGACCGTTGCCCTAGCCCAGACGCTGGCCGAGACCCTACGGCCCCAAGTGCAGGAGGTTCAGTTTGTAGTAGGCGGGGGCCACTGGCACGACGAAGCGGCGTGGCGCGCCCGCCTGCCGGGTTTTCTGCACTGGTGGCTGGGCGGCCTTACCCCCGTGAGCCCTTGA